A section of the Drosophila subobscura isolate 14011-0131.10 chromosome A, UCBerk_Dsub_1.0, whole genome shotgun sequence genome encodes:
- the LOC117901271 gene encoding protein kish: MSALFNFQSLLSVILLLICTCAYLRSMFPSIIDRKKTGLLGTFWKLARIGERKSPWVGASCLLMAFTVLFWS; the protein is encoded by the exons ATG AGTGCCCTGTTCAATTTCCAAAGCTTGCTGTCCGTCATCCTGCTTCTGATCTGCACATGTGCCTATTTGCGGTCCATGTTCCCCAGCATCATCGACCGAAAAAAGACTGG GCTACTTGGAACCTTTTGGAAGTTGGCGCGCATTGGCGAGCGAAAATCGCCCTGGGTCGgcgcctcttgcctcttgatGGCGTTCACTGTTCTCTTTTGGAGCTAA
- the LOC117901264 gene encoding NADH dehydrogenase [ubiquinone] iron-sulfur protein 4, mitochondrial has protein sequence MSLLCRVMCRTKSFQLLKANIIAASRCTSTKDTAPLDIKTALARPEELEQRKKLNGTITVPTAVNLGPISGVPGVQLKERRVRIHIPPKNAMQSGTDNINNWQIEFDNRERWENPLMGWASSGDPLSNLNVQFGSKDEAITYCERNGWRWYIDGEVKSKKDRVKNYGVNFSWNKRTRVSTK, from the exons atgtcGCTCCTATGCCGAGTCATGTGCAGGACTAAATCCTTTCAGTT ATTAAAAGCCAATATAATCGCAGCCTCTCGTTGCACGTCTACCAAAGATACCGCTCCGCTCGATATAAAAACGGCATTGGCCCGTCCTGAGGAGCTGGAACAGCGCAAAAAATTGAATGGAACGATCACCGTGCCCACAGCCGTAAATCTTGGTCCCATTTCCGGAGTGCCTGGGGTGCAGCTTAAGGAACGTCGTGTGCGCATTCACATACCACCTAAGAATGCAATGCAAAGCGGAACCGACAACATTAACAATTGGCAGATTGAGTTCGACAATAGGGAGCGATGGGAAAACCCTCTCATGGGCTGGGCCTCTTC TGGCGACCCGTTGTCTAATTTAAATGTGCAGTTCGGCAGCAAAGATGAAGCTATTACCTACTGTGAACGAAACGGCTGGCGTTGGTATATCGATGGCGAAGTGAAGTCCAAGAAGGACCGCGTCAAGAACTACGGAGTAAACTTTTCATGGAACAAGCGCACGCGTGTTTCTACCAAGTAG